The genomic window GTGTACGAAGACATCGTCGCCGCCCTCCACTTCGATAAAACCAAAGCCTTTTTCGGCGTTAAACCATTTAACTGTTCCTATTTGCATATAAACACCTCCATTTTTATACATGAGCTTCTTATTTTGGTTCAAATAAAAAATTCACATATTGCATCAAGTATCCCCCGCCTATCTCCGCCAAGCCAGCCAGAAAAAAGAGAACTACAGCAGTAATCATGATTCCATTCTCCCGATCATTTGTTTAGAAGCAAATTTGAAAATGTTCGGTTGTAATACATGCGTTTTCATACACCGTTCTCCCAACATCTCATTATATTGTGAGAGCACAAGCCCCCACTCCATATTTACGTTCCATATGCAGATTCGTATCCAATCCGTTTCAGGAATGACTTTGTAGCCAGATAAGCGTCTATTGTAAAGACGATGCTGCTTGATTCACGACCATCTAGTGCGAACCCCTATAGATAGGGTATAATACAACTATTGTAATTGCACGGATGAAAAGCAACTTAAACAATGGAGGCAGACATGGAACATATGAAAATTTTCTCAGGAACTTCGAACAGACCATTGGCCGAAGCCATCTGCAGTTATTTGAACATGGAGCTTGGACAAGTAGAAATATCCCGCTTCAAAAGCGGCGAAATTTATGTGCGTTATCAGGAGTCTATCCGCAACCATGACATTTTCATTGTCCATTCCCTTTCACATCCGGTTAATGAAAATTTGGTTGAGCTGATGGTCATGATTGACGCTGCCAAACGGGCATCGGCCAAAACCATTCATCTGATGATCCCTTACTTCGGCTACGCCAGACAAGCCAGAAAAAAAGCGCCCCGCCAGCCGATTTCCGCGAAGCTATTTGCCGATGTCCTCACTAAGGTAGGGGCGCAACGCATCATTACGGTTGATCTCAATTCAGATGCAATTGAAGGATTTTTCCATATTCCTGTCGACCATTTGACCGCACTCGATCTCATGATCCATCACATCGAGAACCTTGCTATACCTAACCCGATCGTGGTGTCTCCCGATGCGGGACGCGCCAAAATGGCAGAAAGGCTGGCCAACCGGTTGAACGCCCCTTTCGCCATGCTGATCAAAGGCCAGTCCCATCCGCATGAAGCCAAGAAGCTTCAACTCGTTGGAGATGTTGAAGGGCTAACCCCCATCATCGTGGATGACATTATCGATACGGGGGCAACCGTGTTGAACGTGGTCAACGAGCTGCATCAAAATGGCGCACTTCCTTCCTATCTCTGCGCATCACACGGCCTATTCTCTGACGACTGCATCAACCAATTAAGCGATAATCCCTACATTCGGCAAGTCATCGTTACGGATACGATTCATCATCAACTAGAGGACAACCCTAAATTTACGATCTTGAGCATGGCTGAAATTTTCGGCACCGCCATTCAGATCATTATGACGGGCGGCTCAATCGATAAGCTGGTGAATCGGAAGTAAACGCCGCGATACTTTTGCGTCTTCTCGCCGTCCATTTCAACATAAAAGATGCGAGGCTCATGAAGTATTGAGCCTCGCCTTCTCGTGTTAACCATTCGCATTGGTCACTTGAGTTATTTGAACCCTGCGAATTCGATGTT from Xylanibacillus composti includes these protein-coding regions:
- a CDS encoding ribose-phosphate diphosphokinase, translated to MEHMKIFSGTSNRPLAEAICSYLNMELGQVEISRFKSGEIYVRYQESIRNHDIFIVHSLSHPVNENLVELMVMIDAAKRASAKTIHLMIPYFGYARQARKKAPRQPISAKLFADVLTKVGAQRIITVDLNSDAIEGFFHIPVDHLTALDLMIHHIENLAIPNPIVVSPDAGRAKMAERLANRLNAPFAMLIKGQSHPHEAKKLQLVGDVEGLTPIIVDDIIDTGATVLNVVNELHQNGALPSYLCASHGLFSDDCINQLSDNPYIRQVIVTDTIHHQLEDNPKFTILSMAEIFGTAIQIIMTGGSIDKLVNRK